The Cinclus cinclus chromosome 18, bCinCin1.1, whole genome shotgun sequence genome has a segment encoding these proteins:
- the SLC17A9 gene encoding voltage-gated purine nucleotide uniporter SLC17A9, translating into MAAGGPGRNVALGSGPRDGMRRDGGTEPYWSRPEARVWTVMLLLGTCLLYCARVTVPICAVALSSYFDWDKKQFGIVLSSFFWGYCLTQIIGGHISDQIGGEKVLLLSASAWGFLTVLTPLLTHITSAHLVFMTSSRFLMGLLQGVYFPSLASLLSQRVRESERAFTYSTVGTGSQFGTLLIGGAGSLLLDWYGWESVFYFSGLLTLLWVYCTCKYLLSEKELTIPMNYLTRGLSIPKQTKVPWKQLFRKAPIWAVIIAQLSTASTFFTLLSWLPTFFKETFPESKGWVFNVVPWLVAIPMSLFSGFLSDHLISQGYRTITIRKFMQVIGSGVSSIFALCLGQTSSFCKAIVFASASVGLQTFNHSGISVNVQDLAPSCAGLLFGVANTGGALLGVICVYLAGYLIETTGSWISVFNLVAAVNSIGLCTFLLFGEAQRVDTDSVYVDL; encoded by the exons GCCCGAGGCCCGTGTGTGGACGGTGATGTTGCTGCTGGGGACGTGCCTGCTGTACTGTGCCCGTGTCACCGTGCCCATCTGTGCCGTGGCTCTCAGCTCCTACTTCGACTGGGACAAGAAGCAGTTCGGCATCGTGCTCAGCAGCTTCTTCTGGGGCTACTGCTTGACACAGATTATTGGAGGACACATCAGTGATCA AATAGGAGGTGAGAAAGTCCTCCTCCTTTCAGCATCAGCCTGGGGGTTCCTCACAGTCCTCACCCCACTGCTCACCCACATCACTTCAGCCCATCTGGTTTTTATGACCTCCTCCAGGTTCCTCATGGGGCTGCTGCAAG GGGTGTACTTCCCATCCCTGGCCAGCCTGCTGTCCCAGAGGGTCCGGGAGAGTGAGCGAGCCTTCACCTACAGCACAGTGGGGACTGGATCACAGTTTGG GACGCTGCTGATTGGTGGTGCAGGATCTCTCCTCCTGGATTGGTACGGCTGGGAAAGTGTTTTCTACTTCTCTGGTTTGCTCACGTTGCTCTGGGTTTATTGCACCTGCAAATACCTCCTGAGTGAGAAAG AACTCACCATCCCCATGAACTATTTAACGAGAGGGCTCTCGATACCCAAGCAGACCAAAGttccctggaagcagctgtttAGGAAGGCACCGATCTG GGCTGTCATCATCGCTCAGCTCTCCACGGCCAGCACCTTCTTCACcctcctctcctggctgccgACTTTCTTTAAGGAAACCTTTCCCGAGTCCAAG GGTTGGGTGTTTAATGTAGTCCCCTGGCTGGTTGCAATTCCAATGAGCTTGTTCAGTGGATTTCTGTCTGATCATTTAATCAGTCAAG GGTACAGAACCATCACCATTCGTAAGTTCATGCAG gtcaTTGGCTCTGGTGTCTCAAGCATTTTTGCTTTGTGCCTGGGCCAGACCTCCAGTTTCTGCAAAGCAATAGTGTTTGCCTCAGCCTCTGTTGGACTGCAGACCTTTAACCACAG TGGCATCTCGGTAAATGTGCAGGACCTGGCCCCCTCGTGTGCTGGCTTGCTGTTTG GGGTTGCAAATACAGGTGGAGCCCTCCTAG GTGTCATTTGTGTGTACCTGGCTGGATACCTGATTGAGACCACTGGCTCCTGGATTTCTGTGTTCAAcctggtggctgctgtgaaCAGCATTGGGCTCTGCACATTCCTCCTCTTTGGAGAGGCCCAGAGGGTGGACACAGACTCTGTGTACGTGGATCTTTAG